In one Leptolyngbya sp. BL0902 genomic region, the following are encoded:
- the parA gene encoding ParA family partition ATPase, protein MIITIASLKGGSGKTSLSVHLAHAIALAGRRVLLIDADPQASASTWASARDEKPPFSVVGMARDTMHRELPDLVAAYDHAIIDTPPRTSKLTGSAIVSSDLVLIPVQPSSYDVWAAAETVKLVEQVQGMKPDLLAAFIVNRAIGRTVIARDILEALEDYPFPVLPTTVAQRVAIAESSGGHTVFEVEPSGAAAKDFRAMAKDVLKLMGTAQW, encoded by the coding sequence ATGATTATCACTATCGCCTCATTGAAGGGGGGCAGCGGCAAAACCTCGCTATCAGTGCATCTCGCCCATGCGATTGCCCTGGCTGGCCGTCGCGTGCTGCTGATTGATGCCGACCCCCAAGCTTCAGCCAGTACGTGGGCAAGTGCCCGTGATGAGAAGCCTCCATTCTCGGTGGTTGGCATGGCTAGAGATACCATGCACCGCGAGCTACCCGACTTGGTAGCGGCCTATGACCACGCAATCATCGATACCCCACCCCGCACCAGCAAGCTAACCGGATCCGCCATCGTCAGTAGCGACCTCGTCCTGATTCCCGTGCAGCCCAGCTCCTACGATGTTTGGGCAGCGGCAGAGACCGTAAAGCTTGTGGAGCAAGTTCAGGGCATGAAACCAGACCTGCTGGCCGCCTTCATCGTGAACCGGGCCATTGGTCGCACGGTGATCGCCCGCGACATCTTAGAGGCTCTGGAGGACTACCCCTTCCCCGTATTGCCAACCACCGTTGCTCAACGGGTGGCAATTGCAGAATCTAGCGGGGGGCACACCGTGTTTGAGGTAGAACCCAGTGGCGCAGCGGCAAAAGACTTTCGGGCGATGGCTAAAGACGTTTTGAAGCTCA